From the genome of Candidatus Rhodoluna planktonica:
AAAATGTCATGATCGCGGGATGCTGCAATAGCAAAACGAAGACGCGCTGACATTCCAGAAGAATAGGTGCGCATCGGCAGATCAATGAACTCTTCCAGGCCAGCAAATTTTGTAATTTCTTCAGCACTAGCAGCAATGTCTTTGCGGTTGAAGCCCATGGCCAAACCACCGAGCATGATGTTTTTTTCGCCACTCAGATTTGGCATCAAGACCGCGCCAACACCCAACAGGGTTGGACGAGCCGATGAGTAGACCGCACCCTGGGTGACCGGAGTCAAACCGGCGATTGCCCGCATTAGTGATGATTTGCCAGAACCGTTGGTGCCGATAATGCCAACCGATTCGCCCTCAAAAATCGTGAAGCTCACACCTTTTACGGCGTGCACCTCACGCAGGTTCATCTTCTTCGAGAAGAGACCACCGCCGGCTGAACCGCGGGTCGCTCGACGGCCCGAGGCAAAAACTTTGTAGGTGATGTGCACATCATCAACCACCACGACTGGTTTTTGCTTCGGTGCCGGCTTTGGGCGCGTTTGCTTAGTCTTCGCGGCCATAGCGTTCCTCAGCTTTCCAGAAGAAAATTACGCCCAGAATCAAAAGACCAAAGGCCCAGGCTGTGCAGGCCAACCACAAAAATGCCGACATCTGATAGCCCTCAACCAGGGCGCCGCGCGCCAATTCAATGAAGTCGTAGAACGGATTGAACTGCATTATCTGCAGCACTACGGGATAATTTCCCAGCACTTTTTCGAGACTGTAGAAAATTCCTGAGGTGTAAAAAATCACGCGAGTAACAAACGGAATCACCTTGCTCAAATCACGGATTTGAACCGTCAACCGAGCTGCAATAAGAGCCAATCCGGTAGCAAAGAGCGTCATCAAAATCAGGATCGGAATCAGGGCGAGCCAGGCTAATGTGACATCTTGCTGAAAAACCAAAAGGGTTACTAGCAGCAAACCGATTTGAGGCAAAAGGTTGAAAAACTGGCGCAGCACAGCTGAAAACGGCAGCAACATTCGAGGAAAAGAAAGTGACCGAACCAAACCCACGTTGCCCGTTACCGCGCTCGCTCCCGACTGAAATGAACCGGCAAAGAAAGAGAACAGGAAAACCCCGGTAAACAAAAATGGGATGAAGTTGTCGGGACGACTGCTGCCCAAGATAACGCCAAAAATCAAACCGTAGACCATCGCCTGGATGGTTGGTAGCAACACCACCCACCAACGACCGAGACGGTTTCTAGCATTTGCTGCCTGATTGGCGTAAAGCGAAAGAGTGAAGGCAAAGTCTCGGCGTTGCCAAGCTTGAGACAAATAGTCGAACAAAGCCGGCCGTGCACCAACACGTTTTAGACCGTGCTGCCGCGCGTAATCTGCGAGGCTCATTGCTCTCCTAACTTGCTGTTCTTGAAGTCTAGTCAGCCACTAGCCGGCTGAGGGGCTAGGGCTTGATTCGAGGATAAAAGCATCCTGAATCATTTTTCGAATGCCGGGGAAATCTGGGTTGACAACGTCAATGGTTGGGGGCACCAACTCAATCTTGGTGATTCCCAAAGTTCGGGCTTGGGTAGCAAGCTCAACGTATCGCGAAAGCATTGGCGAAGGAATGTCGGTTTTCACCAGTTTCTCTCCGGCTGATGCGATCTGCTGGAAACGGGTGAGCACATTTACCGGCTCCACCTGATTCAAAATAGCCTCTTCAACCTCGCGTTGACGACGCATGCGGTCGTAATCGCTGGTGGTGTGCCGAGACCGGGCGTACCAGAGCGCTGTGTAGCCATCCATGTGCTGCTTGCCAACTTCAATCCAGCCCTTGACATCAGACAGGTCTTCATTCTGACCACCAATCGGCAGTCGTTCTTTGACATCGATTGTTACGCCGCCAAGCGCATCCACCAGTGAAGTGAAGGCAGCCATGTCGACCATTGCATAAGACTGAATCTCAAGACCGGTAACCCACTCAACCG
Proteins encoded in this window:
- a CDS encoding ABC transporter ATP-binding protein, which produces MAAKTKQTRPKPAPKQKPVVVVDDVHITYKVFASGRRATRGSAGGGLFSKKMNLREVHAVKGVSFTIFEGESVGIIGTNGSGKSSLMRAIAGLTPVTQGAVYSSARPTLLGVGAVLMPNLSGEKNIMLGGLAMGFNRKDIAASAEEITKFAGLEEFIDLPMRTYSSGMSARLRFAIAASRDHDILIIDEALAVGDQEFRNRSEARMREMRDNAGTVFLVSHSMKSILDTCTRVIWIEKGELKMDGKPKAVVDAYNEFVGSDTID
- a CDS encoding ABC transporter permease yields the protein MSLADYARQHGLKRVGARPALFDYLSQAWQRRDFAFTLSLYANQAANARNRLGRWWVVLLPTIQAMVYGLIFGVILGSSRPDNFIPFLFTGVFLFSFFAGSFQSGASAVTGNVGLVRSLSFPRMLLPFSAVLRQFFNLLPQIGLLLVTLLVFQQDVTLAWLALIPILILMTLFATGLALIAARLTVQIRDLSKVIPFVTRVIFYTSGIFYSLEKVLGNYPVVLQIMQFNPFYDFIELARGALVEGYQMSAFLWLACTAWAFGLLILGVIFFWKAEERYGRED